From a region of the Castanea sativa cultivar Marrone di Chiusa Pesio chromosome 10, ASM4071231v1 genome:
- the LOC142613666 gene encoding auxin-responsive protein SAUR36-like, whose protein sequence is MYTVYSMRKLRGYKLRRKVVKIFKWIIRHKRKPTSTRYHLLDPPTRTRTLNPMSKIINLARCLSRGAKELCLHNSNSDPDYIRLGQDPVETIRSEGVPKGHLAVYVGKSNDDTQRYLVPVIYFNHPLFGELLKEAENVYGFNHPGGITIPCGVSEFERVQTKIATGEQSPRQRWRRPKF, encoded by the coding sequence ATGTATACTGTATATAGCATGAGAAAACTCAGAGGCTACAAGCTCAGACGCAAGGTGGTCAAGATTTTCAAATGGATAATCCGACACAAAAGAAAACCCACAAGCACAAGGTACCACCTTTTGGACCCTCCGACCCGGACCAGAACCCTGAACCCGATGTCCAAAATCATCAACTTGGCTCGGTGTCTTTCGCGTGGAGCAAAGGAACTCTGTCTTCACAATTCCAATTCGGATCCGGATTACATACGGTTGGGTCAAGACCCGGTGGAAACAATAAGGTCAGAAGGTGTACCAAAAGGGCACTTGGCGGTCTACGTGGGCAAATCAAATGATGACACGCAAAGGTATTTGGTGCCTGTGATATATTTCAATCACCCACTGTTTGGGGAGCTGTTAAAGGAGGCTGAGAATGTATACGGGTTCAATCATCCGGGTGGTATAACAATACCATGCGGGGTTTCCGAGTTTGAGAGAGTGCAGACTAAGATTGCCACAGGGGAACAAAGCCCACGTCAGAGGTGGAGGCGCCCTAAATTTTGA